A DNA window from Gillisia sp. Hel1_33_143 contains the following coding sequences:
- the tsf gene encoding translation elongation factor Ts: MAKITAAEVNKLRQSTGAGMMDCKKALVEADGNFDSAVEILRKKGQKVAANRADRDSSEGAVIAKVNEDSTRGVIVSLNCETDFVAKNDSFVQLATDLAEIAINTSSKEELLAADYKGISVQDKLTEQTGVIGEKIEIGDYRTMEAPFVGSYIHAGNKIAVLTGLSKNVDGAEEAAKNVSMQAAAMNPVALNEDGVDQTVIDKEIEIAKDQLREEGKPEEMLDNIAKGKIKRFFKDNTLVNQDYIKDNKLSVSAYVKSVDSDLTIVAFERVALG; encoded by the coding sequence ATGGCAAAGATAACCGCCGCAGAAGTAAATAAATTAAGACAATCTACCGGTGCCGGTATGATGGATTGTAAAAAAGCATTAGTAGAAGCTGATGGAAATTTTGACTCAGCTGTTGAGATCCTTCGTAAGAAAGGTCAAAAAGTTGCTGCAAATAGAGCCGACAGAGATTCTTCTGAAGGAGCTGTAATTGCAAAAGTTAATGAAGATTCTACAAGAGGAGTTATTGTTTCTCTTAACTGTGAAACAGATTTCGTTGCTAAGAATGATTCTTTCGTTCAATTAGCTACAGATCTTGCTGAAATTGCTATCAACACTTCCTCTAAAGAAGAGTTATTAGCTGCAGATTACAAAGGTATCTCAGTTCAGGATAAATTAACTGAGCAAACTGGTGTAATTGGAGAGAAAATTGAAATTGGAGATTACCGTACTATGGAAGCTCCTTTTGTTGGTTCTTACATCCATGCTGGTAATAAAATTGCTGTTCTTACAGGACTTTCTAAAAATGTAGATGGGGCTGAAGAAGCTGCAAAGAACGTTTCTATGCAAGCTGCTGCTATGAACCCTGTTGCTTTAAATGAAGATGGTGTAGATCAAACTGTAATTGATAAAGAAATTGAAATTGCAAAAGATCAACTTAGAGAAGAAGGAAAACCTGAAGAGATGTTAGATAATATCGCAAAAGGTAAAATTAAACGTTTCTTTAAGGACAACACTCTTGTAAATCAAGACTACATTAAAGACAACAAGTTAAGCGTTTCTGCATACGTAAAGTCTGTAGATAGCGATCTTACTATTGTTGCTTTTGAAAGAGTTGCTTTAGGATAA
- a CDS encoding cyclase family protein, whose amino-acid sequence MKTSIQHKNKSFLVDLSQPLDISLSVRGDDKNPIAWYLEHPRIKPVVDGDFVGKVAEGASTNFNNIYFNPHGHGTHTECVGHITKEFYSINDSLKTFFFTAKLVSIEPLKIEGDQVIILEQIEKYLERGDAEALIIRTLPNYIEKRTRKYSHTNWPYLSENAAKYIRDCGVKHLLIDLPSVDKEKDEGKLLAHKAFWDYPKNTRFDASITELIYVSNKIEDGNYLLNLQIASFENDAAPSKPILYRLE is encoded by the coding sequence ATGAAAACAAGCATACAGCATAAGAACAAAAGTTTTCTGGTAGATCTGTCTCAGCCTTTAGATATCTCTCTAAGTGTTCGTGGAGATGATAAGAATCCTATAGCGTGGTACTTGGAACATCCAAGAATAAAACCAGTAGTAGATGGAGATTTTGTTGGGAAGGTTGCAGAAGGGGCTTCCACAAATTTTAATAACATCTATTTCAATCCGCACGGGCATGGTACCCATACAGAGTGCGTTGGCCATATCACCAAAGAGTTTTATAGTATTAATGATAGCCTGAAGACTTTTTTCTTTACAGCAAAATTAGTTTCTATAGAACCTCTTAAAATAGAGGGAGATCAGGTAATTATTCTAGAGCAGATAGAAAAGTATTTAGAGAGGGGAGATGCAGAAGCCTTAATCATTAGAACACTGCCCAATTATATAGAAAAGCGAACCAGGAAATACTCTCATACTAATTGGCCATATCTCTCAGAGAATGCTGCAAAGTATATTAGAGACTGCGGAGTGAAGCATTTGCTCATAGACCTCCCTTCTGTAGATAAGGAAAAGGATGAGGGTAAATTATTAGCGCATAAAGCTTTTTGGGACTATCCCAAAAACACGCGATTTGATGCAAGTATTACGGAGTTGATATACGTTTCTAATAAAATTGAAGACGGTAATTATTTATTGAATTTACAAATTGCTTCTTTTGAAAATGATGCAGCTCCCAGTAAGCCTATTTTGTATAGGTTGGAGTAA
- the hemW gene encoding radical SAM family heme chaperone HemW yields the protein MLDIKSFNETLITNPAGDKVKEFGIYIHIPFCKQACHYCDFHFSTSVKKKEELIQMICKEILLRKDEITQELVQTIYFGGGTPSLLSELELKQLLTTIEDNFEVSSTVEITLEANPDDLTADKVKELKLAGVNRLSIGVQSFFEEDLQLMNRAHNANEALTSIKLAKQYFDNISIDLIYGMPEMSVERWEENIDIALSLDLPHFSCYALTVEPNTALKKFIDKGKIEPVDDEVASIHFDLLTNKLKSAGFVQYEFSNYGKPGYFSQNNTAYWMGKTYMGVGPSAHSFNGNQRKWNINNNSLYINAIENDKIPAQKEELSLTDRYNEYVMTRLRTMWGISLEEVKKDFGTNYKKYLLEQSVNLIKEGLLILENESLKVSDKGKFLSDGISSELFYLDEN from the coding sequence ATGTTAGATATCAAAAGCTTTAATGAAACCTTGATAACCAATCCAGCTGGAGATAAGGTTAAAGAATTTGGTATATATATTCACATTCCTTTTTGTAAACAGGCATGTCATTATTGCGATTTTCATTTTTCTACTTCAGTAAAAAAGAAGGAAGAACTAATACAAATGATCTGTAAAGAGATCTTGCTGAGAAAAGATGAGATTACGCAAGAATTAGTTCAAACTATCTATTTTGGTGGGGGTACACCTTCATTACTATCAGAACTAGAATTAAAACAATTATTAACTACCATAGAAGATAATTTTGAGGTTTCTAGCACTGTAGAGATTACCTTAGAAGCCAATCCTGATGATCTTACAGCAGATAAGGTTAAGGAATTGAAATTAGCGGGTGTAAATAGATTGAGTATAGGAGTACAATCTTTTTTTGAGGAAGATCTTCAACTTATGAATCGTGCGCACAATGCTAACGAAGCCTTGACATCTATTAAGCTTGCAAAGCAATATTTTGATAATATTTCTATAGATCTAATATATGGAATGCCAGAGATGAGTGTAGAAAGATGGGAGGAAAATATAGATATTGCCTTATCATTAGATCTACCTCATTTTTCTTGTTACGCGTTAACGGTGGAACCAAATACTGCTCTAAAGAAATTTATTGATAAGGGGAAAATAGAACCTGTAGATGATGAGGTTGCAAGTATTCATTTTGATCTTCTTACCAATAAATTAAAATCAGCAGGCTTTGTGCAGTATGAATTTTCCAACTATGGTAAGCCAGGTTACTTCTCTCAAAACAATACTGCGTATTGGATGGGTAAAACTTATATGGGAGTTGGACCTTCTGCCCATTCCTTTAATGGAAATCAGCGCAAATGGAATATAAATAATAATTCATTATATATTAATGCCATAGAAAATGATAAGATCCCAGCGCAGAAAGAAGAGCTTTCTCTTACAGATAGGTATAATGAATATGTAATGACTCGCTTAAGAACTATGTGGGGTATTTCTTTGGAGGAGGTAAAAAAAGATTTTGGAACCAATTACAAGAAGTATCTCTTAGAGCAATCTGTTAATCTAATAAAAGAGGGCTTGTTGATCTTAGAAAATGAATCTTTAAAAGTTTCTGATAAGGGAAAGTTTTTAAGTGATGGTATATCTAGTGAATTGTTTTATTTAGATGAGAATTAA
- a CDS encoding glycosyltransferase, whose product MTTILMLISIVYLILIGYFIYGWNRLPIFKLQYLPPQIQFSVIIPFRNEEKYINELLYSLSKLNYPNSLFEILLIDDASEDRSKDICLEFQRKNPELQIDILTNKRRSNSPKKDAILTAINLSSYDHIITTDADCEVPINWLQAFNEKLITTKASLIAGPVGFPGTIPTSIVAIFEEIDFMSLQAAGAAAFGNKKAFMCNAANLCYKKTAFIEVEGFTGNDHISSGDDVFLLQKLQEGNFAVAYLRSPEAEILTNYQQNFSFLISQRIRWAAKSSAYTSNFSKLTGLIVLLMNLFLCITAALCFLSNISYKLVIISFLMKFYIDLILLIKWNFYFGKLNILKHYLWCSLLYPFFTSYIAILSLFSGYEWKGRKSRK is encoded by the coding sequence ATGACGACGATCCTAATGCTCATATCAATAGTTTATCTGATATTGATTGGGTACTTTATTTACGGTTGGAACAGGCTTCCAATTTTCAAATTACAATACCTTCCTCCACAAATTCAGTTTTCTGTGATCATCCCGTTCAGGAATGAAGAGAAATATATAAATGAGCTTTTATATTCTCTTTCAAAATTGAATTATCCTAACTCATTATTTGAAATATTGCTTATAGATGATGCTTCAGAAGATCGCTCAAAAGACATTTGCTTGGAATTTCAACGTAAAAATCCGGAACTTCAAATAGATATATTAACCAATAAAAGAAGATCCAATTCTCCTAAAAAAGATGCGATACTCACAGCCATCAACCTCTCTAGTTATGATCATATTATTACCACAGATGCAGATTGTGAAGTGCCAATAAACTGGCTACAGGCTTTTAATGAAAAATTAATTACCACCAAGGCGAGTTTGATTGCAGGACCGGTAGGATTTCCGGGAACAATCCCAACATCTATAGTAGCAATTTTTGAGGAGATCGATTTTATGAGTTTGCAAGCTGCCGGAGCTGCTGCATTTGGTAATAAAAAGGCATTTATGTGCAACGCTGCAAATCTTTGTTACAAGAAAACAGCATTTATAGAGGTAGAAGGTTTTACTGGGAATGACCATATTTCTAGCGGAGATGATGTTTTTTTACTGCAAAAATTACAGGAGGGAAATTTTGCGGTAGCGTATCTTAGATCTCCTGAAGCTGAAATTCTCACCAATTACCAGCAAAATTTTTCATTTTTAATATCACAGAGAATTCGATGGGCCGCTAAATCTTCTGCCTACACAAGCAATTTTTCCAAATTAACAGGGCTTATAGTCCTTTTAATGAATTTATTTCTATGCATTACAGCAGCATTATGCTTTCTAAGCAACATCTCTTATAAGCTAGTAATTATAAGTTTTCTGATGAAGTTTTATATAGACCTTATTCTATTGATTAAATGGAACTTCTATTTTGGAAAATTAAATATTCTAAAGCACTACCTGTGGTGCAGTCTCCTATATCCATTTTTTACCAGTTATATTGCCATCTTATCTCTATTTTCAGGTTATGAATGGAAAGGAAGGAAATCTAGAAAATAA
- a CDS encoding lipocalin family protein encodes MNKFFTRSLLLVVIVSLFSCAAEDRDDVQSAAFNGTDLSTTLAPSDLVGTWNLSVMQADTPVDLNSDGTSNNNILNETNCFDQMGVVFREDMTFTATNAKLGFSGGIDNDEITCESGRADSGTWDVDGDVLVLDINVGGIIYTERKQLTITPTTFAFAVTKFESDKYVSDPGDSSASPIRILSLEYAKN; translated from the coding sequence ATGAACAAATTTTTTACTAGATCCCTATTATTAGTAGTTATAGTTTCATTGTTTTCCTGCGCTGCAGAAGATAGAGATGATGTACAATCTGCTGCTTTTAATGGAACAGACCTTTCAACTACCTTAGCACCATCAGATCTTGTTGGAACTTGGAATTTATCTGTTATGCAGGCAGATACTCCAGTAGATCTTAACAGTGACGGTACAAGTAATAATAACATTTTAAATGAGACCAATTGTTTTGATCAAATGGGGGTGGTGTTTAGAGAAGATATGACCTTTACTGCTACCAATGCAAAACTAGGTTTTAGTGGAGGTATAGATAATGATGAAATTACTTGTGAAAGTGGAAGAGCAGATTCCGGAACTTGGGATGTAGACGGAGATGTTCTTGTTCTTGACATTAATGTAGGTGGAATTATATATACTGAAAGAAAACAGCTTACTATTACCCCAACAACTTTCGCATTCGCAGTTACTAAGTTTGAATCAGACAAGTATGTGAGTGACCCTGGAGACAGTTCTGCTTCCCCAATCAGAATCCTGTCTTTAGAATATGCTAAGAACTAG
- the polA gene encoding DNA polymerase I, which translates to MSQQKRLFLLDAYALIFRGYYAFIKNPRINSKGLDTSAIMGFTNSLFDVIRREKPDHLAVCFDKDGSAERTELYADYKANRDATPEPIKIAIPYIQDILRAMHIPVVVLPGCEADDVIGTLAKQAEKEGYQTFMVTPDKDFAQLVSENIFMYRPARMGNGIEILGIPEVQEKFGVERPEQVIDFLGMMGDASDNIPGLPGVGEKTAKKFLKEFGSMEELLANTHKLKGKMKEKIEENAELGILSKRLATIMTDIDVKFDAKDYELSHPDSDKVQQLFEELEFRRLKDQFIKLFSGEDQSNPTPISGSKSNTAPNQTAGAGQFSLFGGDTEKIEATSSRQNLKDTSHVYQSLSSEMAINLFLKNLSKQKSVCFDTETTSLNPLEAKLVGIAFSWEAGKGFYLPFPEEDAEAQELIEILRPFFEDEAIEKIGQNLKYDIKVLAKYNIDIKGALFDTMIAHYLINPDMRHNMDVLAETYLNYTPQPITDLIGKKGKNQGNMRDVSLEKQTEYAVEDADITLQLKQQFDHELKEAKTDKLFNDIEIPLVRVLADMELEGIRLDEDFLKSLSEELENDISKLEAHIYTEAGEEFNIASPKQLGIILFEKLELVKKPKKTKTGQYSTSEDVLSYLASEHKIIQSVLDYRGLVKLKNTYIDALPNQIEKTTGRVHTDYMQTVAATGRLSSNNPNLQNIPIRTERGRQVRKAFIARDENYTLLAADYSQIELRIIAALSEEENMMEAFKNGEDIHASTAAKVFNVPLEEVTREQRSNAKTVNFGIVYGVSAFGLSNQTDLSRAESKELIDTYYATYPKLRDYIQSQVEFAREHGYVQTVLGRRRYLKDINSQNAVVRGAAERNAVNAPIQGSAADIIKIAMINIHKKLKAGKYKTKMLLQVHDELVFDVFNEELEEMKILIKDEMEQAFKISVPLDVEIGVGENWLQAH; encoded by the coding sequence ATGTCACAACAAAAACGTTTATTTCTTTTAGATGCTTATGCATTAATATTTAGAGGATATTATGCCTTTATCAAAAATCCCAGAATCAATTCCAAAGGGCTAGATACTTCCGCAATAATGGGTTTTACAAATTCTTTATTCGATGTAATTAGAAGAGAAAAACCAGATCATTTAGCGGTATGTTTTGATAAAGATGGAAGCGCAGAGAGAACAGAATTATATGCCGACTATAAGGCGAATAGAGATGCCACCCCAGAACCTATAAAAATTGCAATACCTTATATTCAAGATATTTTACGCGCCATGCATATTCCCGTGGTAGTTTTACCGGGATGCGAAGCAGATGATGTTATTGGTACTTTGGCAAAACAAGCTGAAAAAGAAGGTTACCAAACTTTTATGGTAACTCCAGATAAGGATTTTGCTCAATTAGTTTCAGAAAATATCTTTATGTACCGCCCTGCAAGAATGGGTAATGGAATCGAGATTCTTGGTATTCCGGAAGTTCAGGAAAAATTTGGAGTTGAGAGACCGGAGCAGGTTATAGACTTCTTGGGGATGATGGGAGATGCATCCGACAATATTCCGGGACTTCCGGGAGTTGGAGAAAAAACTGCCAAAAAATTCCTGAAAGAATTTGGAAGCATGGAAGAGCTTTTAGCAAATACCCATAAGCTGAAAGGAAAGATGAAGGAGAAGATCGAGGAAAATGCTGAACTTGGAATTCTTTCCAAGAGACTAGCAACGATCATGACCGATATCGATGTGAAATTTGATGCAAAAGATTACGAACTTTCTCATCCAGATTCAGATAAAGTTCAGCAGTTATTTGAAGAATTAGAATTTAGAAGATTAAAAGATCAGTTCATAAAATTATTTTCAGGAGAAGATCAATCAAACCCTACTCCTATTTCAGGATCAAAATCTAATACAGCTCCAAACCAAACCGCTGGTGCAGGGCAGTTCTCTTTATTTGGTGGAGATACCGAAAAAATTGAAGCGACCTCTAGCAGGCAAAATCTAAAAGATACATCTCATGTGTATCAAAGTCTTTCTTCAGAAATGGCTATAAATTTATTCCTAAAGAATCTTAGCAAGCAGAAGAGCGTTTGTTTTGATACCGAAACTACCAGTTTGAATCCGTTGGAAGCTAAATTGGTAGGAATCGCTTTTTCTTGGGAAGCTGGAAAAGGTTTTTATTTGCCTTTCCCGGAAGAAGATGCCGAAGCTCAAGAATTAATTGAGATTTTACGTCCATTCTTTGAAGATGAAGCTATCGAAAAAATAGGTCAGAATTTAAAGTATGACATTAAAGTTCTTGCTAAATATAACATCGATATAAAAGGTGCACTTTTCGACACTATGATAGCTCATTATTTGATTAACCCAGATATGAGGCATAATATGGATGTCTTAGCTGAGACCTATCTTAATTATACTCCCCAACCAATAACAGATCTTATTGGTAAAAAAGGCAAGAATCAGGGAAATATGAGAGATGTTTCGCTAGAGAAACAAACCGAATATGCTGTAGAAGATGCAGATATTACCCTTCAGCTAAAACAACAATTTGATCATGAACTAAAAGAAGCAAAGACAGATAAACTTTTTAATGATATTGAAATTCCGTTAGTGCGCGTATTGGCAGATATGGAATTGGAGGGGATTAGACTGGATGAAGATTTTTTAAAATCTTTATCTGAAGAACTTGAAAATGATATTTCAAAATTAGAAGCTCATATTTATACTGAAGCTGGAGAAGAGTTTAATATCGCATCTCCAAAACAGTTGGGTATTATATTATTTGAAAAATTAGAACTAGTTAAAAAACCGAAGAAGACCAAAACCGGACAATACTCTACAAGTGAGGATGTTTTATCTTATCTGGCAAGTGAACATAAAATAATTCAAAGTGTGTTGGATTATAGAGGTTTGGTAAAGTTAAAGAACACCTATATAGATGCACTACCAAATCAGATAGAAAAAACTACAGGGAGAGTGCATACAGATTATATGCAAACTGTGGCTGCCACGGGAAGATTGAGTTCTAACAATCCAAACCTTCAAAATATTCCAATTAGAACAGAACGTGGAAGACAAGTTAGAAAAGCATTTATTGCTAGAGATGAAAATTACACCCTGCTTGCTGCGGATTATTCTCAGATTGAATTGAGAATAATTGCAGCCTTAAGCGAAGAGGAAAATATGATGGAAGCTTTTAAAAATGGTGAAGATATTCATGCCTCCACCGCAGCAAAAGTTTTCAATGTGCCTTTGGAAGAGGTTACTAGAGAACAACGTAGCAATGCAAAAACGGTGAATTTTGGAATTGTATATGGAGTTTCTGCTTTTGGACTTAGCAATCAAACAGATCTTTCCAGAGCAGAATCTAAAGAATTAATAGACACCTATTATGCAACGTATCCTAAACTTAGAGATTATATACAATCTCAAGTGGAATTTGCTAGAGAACATGGGTACGTGCAAACCGTACTTGGCAGAAGACGTTACTTAAAAGATATCAATTCTCAGAACGCTGTTGTAAGAGGAGCGGCAGAGAGAAATGCCGTTAATGCTCCAATTCAAGGAAGTGCTGCAGATATTATAAAAATTGCAATGATCAATATTCACAAAAAACTAAAAGCAGGTAAATACAAGACTAAAATGTTACTTCAGGTACATGATGAATTGGTCTTTGATGTATTTAATGAAGAGCTTGAAGAAATGAAAATATTGATTAAGGATGAAATGGAACAAGCCTTTAAAATAAGTGTTCCTCTAGATGTAGAAATTGGAGTTGGAGAGAACTGGCTGCAAGCACACTAA
- the rpsB gene encoding 30S ribosomal protein S2, whose amino-acid sequence MANKVEVKELLDAGVHFGHLTRRWNPNMAPYIYMERNGIHIINLYKSAAKMQEAAEALKKIAASGRKILFVATKKQAKEIVSEQALRANMPYITERWPGGMLTNFITIRKAVKKMASIDRMKKDGTFNTLSKKERLQVDRLRAKLEKNLGSISDMSRLPAALFVVDTTREHIAIKEAQKLNIPIFAMVDTNSDPREVEYVIPSNDDASKSIDKVISYMSDAIVEGLSERKSTKDDKDDSKESKAPKAPKAKKSDADVEVPSKDAEDKKAMKEAKKDVKLESKHETLEKAKSNDEEE is encoded by the coding sequence ATGGCAAACAAAGTAGAAGTAAAAGAATTACTTGATGCAGGTGTCCACTTTGGTCACCTAACAAGAAGATGGAACCCAAACATGGCCCCATATATTTATATGGAGCGCAACGGGATTCACATCATCAACCTATATAAAAGTGCTGCAAAAATGCAAGAAGCCGCAGAGGCTCTTAAAAAGATTGCAGCTAGTGGTAGAAAAATACTTTTTGTAGCTACCAAGAAACAAGCTAAAGAGATCGTTTCAGAACAAGCGTTAAGAGCCAACATGCCATATATCACAGAAAGATGGCCTGGTGGAATGCTAACTAACTTTATCACCATTCGTAAAGCCGTTAAAAAAATGGCTTCTATTGATAGAATGAAAAAAGACGGTACTTTCAACACTCTTTCTAAGAAAGAACGTTTACAAGTAGACCGTTTAAGAGCTAAGTTAGAAAAGAACTTAGGTTCTATTTCAGATATGAGCCGTCTTCCGGCTGCATTATTTGTAGTAGATACAACTCGTGAACACATTGCTATTAAAGAAGCTCAGAAATTAAACATTCCAATTTTTGCAATGGTTGATACTAACTCTGATCCTCGTGAAGTAGAATACGTGATCCCATCTAACGATGATGCATCTAAATCTATAGACAAAGTGATCTCTTATATGTCTGACGCTATAGTAGAAGGTCTTTCTGAAAGAAAGTCTACTAAAGATGATAAGGACGATAGCAAAGAATCTAAAGCTCCTAAGGCCCCAAAAGCTAAAAAATCAGATGCAGATGTAGAAGTTCCTTCTAAAGATGCAGAAGACAAAAAAGCAATGAAAGAGGCTAAAAAAGATGTTAAACTAGAGTCTAAACATGAGACTTTAGAAAAAGCTAAGTCTAACGACGAAGAAGAATAA
- the rpsI gene encoding 30S ribosomal protein S9, whose protein sequence is MEVIHKIGRRKTAVARVYVGQGSGNITVNKKDLKDYFTTGPLLFKVMQPLNMTGNEENFDVKVNVYGGGITGQAEAIRLALSRAMVELDAENRAVLKPEGLMTRDPRMVERKKFGQKKARKKFQFSKR, encoded by the coding sequence ATGGAGGTTATTCACAAAATTGGTCGTAGAAAAACGGCTGTTGCAAGAGTATATGTTGGGCAAGGAAGCGGTAACATTACTGTTAACAAAAAGGATCTTAAAGATTACTTTACTACCGGACCATTACTTTTTAAAGTAATGCAACCTCTAAACATGACTGGAAACGAAGAGAACTTTGATGTAAAAGTGAACGTTTACGGTGGTGGAATTACAGGACAAGCGGAAGCAATTCGTCTTGCACTTTCTAGAGCTATGGTAGAATTGGATGCAGAGAACCGTGCGGTATTAAAGCCAGAAGGTTTAATGACCAGAGATCCAAGAATGGTAGAACGTAAGAAATTCGGTCAGAAGAAAGCCCGTAAGAAATTTCAGTTCTCGAAACGTTAA
- the ruvC gene encoding crossover junction endodeoxyribonuclease RuvC, giving the protein MKSERIILGIDPGTTIMGFGLIKVENKKMTFLQLNELLLQKYNDPYVKLKLIFERTIELIDTYHPDEIAIEAPFFGKNVQSMLKLGRAQGVAMAAGLSREIPITEYLPKKIKMAITGNGNASKEQVARMLQSLLGLKELPKNLDSTDGLAAAVCHFYNSDRVEIGKSYTGWDAYVKQNPKKVK; this is encoded by the coding sequence TTGAAATCTGAAAGAATTATTTTGGGGATAGATCCAGGAACCACTATCATGGGCTTTGGACTGATAAAAGTGGAAAATAAAAAGATGACATTCTTGCAGTTGAATGAATTGTTACTTCAAAAATACAACGATCCCTATGTGAAGTTAAAGTTGATATTTGAGCGTACCATAGAACTTATAGATACGTATCATCCAGACGAGATCGCTATTGAAGCGCCGTTCTTTGGTAAGAACGTACAATCTATGTTGAAATTAGGAAGAGCACAAGGGGTTGCCATGGCTGCTGGACTTTCTAGAGAAATTCCTATCACCGAATATCTTCCAAAAAAGATTAAAATGGCTATTACCGGAAATGGGAATGCAAGTAAAGAACAAGTGGCTAGAATGCTTCAAAGTCTATTAGGATTGAAAGAACTGCCTAAAAATCTAGATTCTACAGATGGATTGGCTGCTGCAGTCTGTCATTTCTATAATTCAGATAGGGTAGAAATAGGAAAAAGCTACACAGGTTGGGATGCGTATGTAAAGCAAAATCCTAAAAAAGTTAAATAG
- the rplM gene encoding 50S ribosomal protein L13 — MDTLSYKTVSANKATVTKDWVHVDADGQTLGRLSSIVAKLLRGKYKPNFTPHVDCGDNVIITNAEKINLTGKKWDSKEYIRHTGYPGGQRSLTATELFNKAPERLIENAVKGMLPKNKLGAAIFRNLKVYVGSEHDQSAQKPKTINLNEIK; from the coding sequence GTGGACACATTAAGCTACAAAACAGTATCGGCCAACAAGGCTACCGTGACCAAAGATTGGGTACACGTAGATGCTGATGGTCAGACTTTAGGTCGTCTTTCTTCAATAGTTGCAAAACTACTTAGAGGAAAATACAAACCTAACTTTACCCCACACGTTGATTGCGGTGACAATGTAATTATTACAAATGCCGAGAAGATCAACTTAACAGGAAAGAAATGGGATTCTAAGGAATACATTCGCCACACAGGCTACCCTGGGGGACAACGCAGTTTAACTGCAACAGAATTATTCAATAAAGCTCCGGAAAGACTTATTGAAAATGCGGTAAAAGGAATGTTACCTAAGAACAAATTAGGTGCAGCTATCTTCCGTAATTTAAAGGTTTACGTTGGGTCAGAACATGATCAATCAGCTCAAAAACCTAAAACTATTAACTTAAACGAAATTAAGTAA